The following are encoded in a window of Mycobacteriales bacterium genomic DNA:
- the prmC gene encoding peptide chain release factor N(5)-glutamine methyltransferase produces MAELVRQGDARLREAGVASPEYDARALLAHTLGIRAGQLAVVDPVPAEACTTYLALIEQRAERVPLQHLTGIAGFRRLDLAVGPGVFVPRPETEVLVDWGLDRIRGLPAPLVVDLCAGSGAIALSVADEAPQARVHAVERERFAVAWAERNNADGRIEVHEADVDGALPELSGQVDLVLANPPYIPDGASVEPEVAHHDPAAALWGGPDGLAVVRIVVATAARLLRPGGWFGVEHADRQGERVPALLKEMGSWEQVTDHRDLAGRPRFAAAVRAPDVRGRDAGRNGAR; encoded by the coding sequence GTGGCGGAGCTGGTGCGCCAGGGCGATGCGCGGCTGCGGGAGGCCGGCGTCGCCAGTCCTGAGTACGACGCGCGGGCGCTGCTTGCCCATACCCTCGGCATCCGCGCCGGGCAGCTGGCCGTCGTCGACCCCGTTCCGGCCGAGGCCTGCACCACCTACCTCGCGCTGATCGAGCAGCGTGCCGAGCGGGTCCCGCTGCAGCACCTGACCGGGATCGCGGGCTTCCGCCGGCTCGACCTCGCCGTGGGTCCCGGGGTATTCGTGCCCCGCCCGGAGACCGAGGTGCTCGTCGACTGGGGCCTCGACCGGATCCGCGGACTCCCCGCGCCGCTGGTGGTCGACCTGTGCGCCGGCAGCGGCGCGATCGCGCTCAGCGTCGCCGACGAGGCACCGCAGGCCCGGGTACACGCGGTCGAGCGGGAGCGATTCGCCGTGGCCTGGGCCGAGCGCAACAACGCCGACGGCCGGATCGAGGTGCACGAGGCCGACGTCGACGGCGCGCTCCCGGAGCTCTCCGGACAGGTCGACCTCGTGCTCGCCAACCCGCCGTACATCCCGGACGGGGCGTCCGTCGAGCCCGAGGTGGCTCACCACGATCCCGCGGCCGCCCTGTGGGGCGGGCCGGACGGGCTCGCGGTCGTCCGGATCGTCGTGGCCACCGCGGCCCGGCTGCTGCGGCCCGGCGGATGGTTCGGGGTCGAGCACGCCGACCGGCAGGGGGAGCGCGTACCGGCCCTCCTGAAAGAAATGGGAAGCTGGGAGCAGGTGACCGACCACCGGGACCTCGCCGGCAGGCCGAGGTTCGCCGCGGCCGTGCGGGCACCCGATGTCCGTGGCCGCGACGCAGGAAGGAACGGTGCCCGGTGA
- the prfA gene encoding peptide chain release factor 1, whose amino-acid sequence MSDVTPEALPGLLAEHAELERTLADPAVHADQARARTLSRRYAELGPVVETARQLEAARNDRDAARELAHEDPSFAREAAELDVRIDELHAKLREQLLPKDPNDAKDVILQVKAGEGGEESALFAGDLLRMYLRYAERRGWQTEVLDAEPTELGGYRDVSVGVKARGRGGVWSRLKYEGGVHRVQRVPVTESQGRIHTSAAGVLVLPEAEDVEVALDPNDLRVDVFRSSGPGGQSVNTTDSAVRLTHVPTGTVVSMQNEKSQLQNREAALRVMRARLLAIAQERADQEAADARHSQVRTVDRSERIRTYNYPESRISDHRVGYKAYNLDQVLDGDLDAVIDALTRADAEAMLADTDAAPPSR is encoded by the coding sequence ATGAGCGACGTGACACCCGAGGCGCTGCCCGGGCTGCTCGCGGAGCACGCCGAGCTCGAGCGCACCCTCGCCGACCCGGCGGTCCACGCTGACCAGGCCCGGGCCCGCACCCTGAGCCGCCGTTACGCCGAGCTGGGTCCGGTCGTGGAGACCGCCCGCCAGCTCGAGGCGGCCCGCAACGATCGGGACGCCGCCCGCGAGCTCGCCCACGAGGACCCGTCGTTCGCCCGCGAGGCGGCAGAGCTCGACGTACGGATCGACGAACTCCACGCGAAGCTGCGCGAACAGCTGCTGCCCAAGGACCCGAACGACGCCAAGGACGTGATCCTGCAGGTCAAGGCCGGCGAGGGCGGCGAGGAGTCGGCCCTCTTCGCCGGCGACCTGCTGCGGATGTACCTGCGGTACGCCGAGCGGCGGGGCTGGCAGACCGAGGTGCTCGACGCGGAACCGACCGAGCTCGGCGGCTACCGCGACGTCAGCGTCGGTGTGAAGGCACGCGGCCGAGGCGGGGTGTGGAGTCGGCTGAAGTACGAAGGCGGCGTACACCGCGTGCAGCGCGTCCCGGTCACCGAGTCGCAGGGCCGCATCCACACCTCGGCGGCCGGCGTACTGGTGCTGCCGGAGGCCGAGGACGTCGAGGTCGCACTCGACCCGAACGACCTGCGGGTCGACGTGTTCCGCTCGTCCGGGCCGGGCGGGCAGAGCGTCAACACCACCGACTCGGCCGTGCGGCTCACCCATGTCCCGACCGGCACCGTCGTGTCCATGCAGAACGAGAAGAGCCAGCTGCAGAATCGGGAGGCGGCGCTGCGGGTGATGCGCGCCAGGCTGCTCGCGATCGCGCAGGAGCGGGCCGACCAGGAAGCCGCCGACGCCCGCCACAGCCAGGTGCGCACCGTCGACCGGAGTGAGCGGATCCGTACCTACAACTACCCGGAGAGCCGCATCTCCGACCACCGCGTCGGCTACAAGGCCTACAACCTCGACCAGGTGCTCGACGGTGACCTCGACGCCGTCATCGACGCGCTGACCCGCGCCGACGCCGAGGCGATGCTCGCCGACACCGACGCCGCACCACCCTCCCGCTGA
- the rpmE gene encoding 50S ribosomal protein L31 — translation MKTGIHPEYVTTQVTCSCGNTFTTRSTAKSGTMHAEMCSACHPFYTGKQKILDTGGRVARFEKRFGKRARNDAK, via the coding sequence TTGAAGACAGGCATTCACCCGGAGTACGTGACCACCCAGGTCACCTGTTCCTGTGGTAACACCTTCACCACCCGGAGCACCGCGAAGTCCGGGACCATGCACGCCGAGATGTGCTCGGCCTGCCACCCCTTCTACACCGGCAAGCAGAAGATCCTCGACACCGGTGGCCGGGTGGCTCGCTTCGAGAAGCGGTTCGGCAAGCGCGCCCGCAACGACGCCAAATAG